A part of Oncorhynchus kisutch isolate 150728-3 linkage group LG2, Okis_V2, whole genome shotgun sequence genomic DNA contains:
- the LOC109865795 gene encoding C-X-C chemokine receptor type 4-like, with amino-acid sequence MSTFYEVEHIFFDNTSYEESGDFDLEFGFEEPCNRVGGDDFQRIFLPTVYGIIFLLGIVGNGLVVTVMGYQKKVKTMTDKYRLHLSVADLLLVFTLPFWAVDAASSWYFGGFLCTTVHVIYTINLYSSVLILAFISVDRYLAVVHATNSQTTRKRKLLAERWIYVAVWLPAAVLTVPDIVFATALDGGSRTICQRIYPQKTSFYWMAGFRFQHILVGFVLPGLVILTCYCIIIAKLSQGAKGQVLKRKALKTTVILILCFFSCWLPYCVGIFLDTLMLLNVISHSCALEQSLQTWLLITEALAYFHCCLNPILYAFLGVKFKKSARDALTVSSRSSHKVLTKKRGAISSVSTESESSSVLCS; translated from the exons ATGTCTACTTTTTACGAGGTCGAA CACATATTTTTTGACAACACCAGCTATGAAGAATCAGGGGATTTTGACTTGGAGTTTGGTTTCGAAGAGCCGTGCAACAGAGTCGGAGGTGATGATTTTCAAAGGATCTTCTTACCGACAGTTTATGGAATAATCTTTCTGCTTGGAATCGTCGGAAATGGACTGGTAGTGACAGTGATGGGCTACCAGAAAAAGGTCAAAACGATGACTGATAAATACAGGCTCCATCTTTCTGTGGCTGACCTCCTACTCGTCTTCACGCTACCTTTCTGGGCAGTGGATGCAGCCAGCAGTTGGTACTTTGGtggcttcctctgtaccactgtgcATGTGATCTACACCATCAACCTGTATAGCAGTGTTCTGATTCTGGCTTTCATCAGCGTGGACAGGTACCTGGCAGTGGTGCATGCCACCAACAGCCAAACCACCAGGAAGAGGAAGCTGCTTGCAGAGAGATGGATCTATGTGGCAGTATGGCTACCTGCTGCTGTTCTCACTGTGCCTGACATAGTGTTTGCCACAGCTCTGGATGGAGGCTCCAGAACCATCTGCCAGCGCATCTACCCCCAGAAGACTAGCTTCTACTGGATGGCTGGGTTCCGTTTCCAGCACATTCTGGTGGGCTTTGTCCTGCCTGGTTTGGTCATCCTCACCTGCTACTGCATCATCATTGCCAAGCTGTCCCAGGGAGCCAAGGGTCAAGTGTTGAAGAGGAAGGCTCTCAAGACCACCGTAATCCTCATCCTGTGCTTCTTCAGCTGCTGGCTGCCGTACTGTGTGGGGATCTTTCTGGACACCCTAATGTTGCTCAATGTGATCTCCCATAGCTGTGCCCTGGAGCAGAGTCTGCAGACCTGGCTCTTAATCACAGAGGCTCTGGCATACTTTCATTGCTGTCTCAACCCCATCCTTTATGCTTTCCTGGGCGTTAAGTTCAAGAAATCTGCCCGAGATGCACTGACTGTCAGCAGTAGGTCAAGTCATAAAGTACTGACTAAAAAAAGAGGAGCCATTTCATCTGTATCCACTGAATCTGAGTCTTCAAGTGTCTTGTGCAGTTAA